A single region of the Undibacterium piscinae genome encodes:
- a CDS encoding MotA/TolQ/ExbB proton channel family protein, with the protein MKTSAKTTLSTFLAAVLFSVTALTVTSVTTPVFAADPASAPTADAGAPAVVAAPTAVDAAAPAATDAAAATSAAATKEVVNPYGMEALLKGGDIVAKGTLLIMAIMSMGSWYILITKIIDQVKLSAQAKESRQFWKAPSVAAGITTLKEGSPFRFIAEAAVNSTQHHEGALLEQIDLNSWVTMSIQRSVDKVQSRLQDGLAFLATVGSTAPFVGLFGTVLGIYHALTQIGASGQASIDKVAGPVGEALIMTAIGLGVAVPAVLGYNFVVRRNKSCMEEVRAFSADLHSVVLSGAMSKAAANTAKKVA; encoded by the coding sequence ATGAAAACCAGCGCTAAGACTACATTAAGCACATTCCTGGCCGCAGTCCTGTTCTCCGTGACTGCGTTGACGGTAACTTCCGTGACGACTCCGGTGTTCGCCGCTGATCCAGCTTCCGCACCTACCGCTGACGCAGGTGCACCGGCAGTTGTCGCCGCACCCACCGCCGTTGATGCTGCGGCACCTGCTGCAACAGACGCAGCTGCCGCAACCTCAGCTGCCGCAACGAAAGAAGTGGTGAATCCATACGGTATGGAAGCCTTGTTAAAAGGCGGTGATATCGTCGCTAAAGGTACCTTGCTGATCATGGCTATCATGTCTATGGGTAGCTGGTACATCCTGATCACGAAGATCATTGACCAAGTTAAATTGTCGGCTCAGGCAAAAGAATCGCGCCAGTTCTGGAAAGCGCCTAGCGTTGCCGCTGGTATCACTACCCTGAAAGAAGGTAGCCCATTCCGTTTCATCGCTGAAGCGGCCGTAAATTCCACTCAACATCACGAAGGCGCTTTGCTGGAACAAATCGACTTGAACTCCTGGGTGACGATGTCTATCCAACGTTCTGTCGATAAAGTTCAAAGCCGTTTGCAAGATGGTCTGGCTTTCCTGGCGACAGTCGGTTCTACCGCACCATTCGTTGGTCTGTTCGGTACTGTTTTGGGTATTTACCATGCATTGACACAGATCGGTGCTTCCGGTCAGGCGTCTATCGATAAAGTGGCAGGTCCGGTTGGTGAGGCGCTGATCATGACCGCTATCGGTCTGGGCGTTGCGGTTCCTGCGGTTCTTGGTTACAACTTCGTGGTTCGTCGCAACAAGAGCTGCATGGAAGAAGTTCGTGCGTTCAGCGCCGACCTGCACTCCGTGGTTCTGTCTGGCGCAATGAGCAAAGCAGCTGCCAACACGGCTAAAAAAGTAGCTTAA
- a CDS encoding ATPase, whose amino-acid sequence MKTEVKKQIRYLIGVDGGGTGTRTLLSDAAGVELGRGSAGPSGLAHGAERAWTSILAAVHQAFLDANIAMPALSEIAIGCGLAGINNKQWAADFTAKNPGFAALAIETDAGTTLLGAHQGAPGVIIALGTGSVGEVMLADGSRREVGGWGFPSSDEASGAWLGLRAINHVQHVLDGRSESDVFAAALIAYCAADGENGTGTAARDAVFNWLGKANQTKFAQLAPQVIAYAGKEPKASEIMLAAGLEVAKMAQALDPSGQMPIALCGGLAEPMVAYLPPDLRPRVIRPQADSATGALILIRNQFFNRLSEA is encoded by the coding sequence ATGAAAACCGAAGTGAAAAAACAAATCCGGTACCTGATCGGAGTCGACGGTGGCGGCACCGGTACGCGTACTTTGCTCAGTGATGCCGCGGGTGTCGAACTGGGCCGTGGCAGTGCCGGTCCTTCTGGTCTGGCGCATGGTGCCGAACGGGCCTGGACTTCTATCCTTGCAGCTGTCCATCAGGCCTTCCTGGATGCCAATATCGCCATGCCTGCACTTTCCGAGATTGCGATCGGTTGCGGTCTGGCTGGTATCAATAACAAACAATGGGCCGCGGATTTTACCGCAAAAAACCCTGGTTTCGCCGCATTGGCAATAGAAACCGATGCCGGCACCACTTTACTTGGTGCGCATCAAGGCGCGCCTGGCGTGATTATCGCGCTCGGCACCGGCAGTGTCGGCGAGGTCATGCTGGCAGATGGTAGTCGTCGCGAGGTCGGTGGCTGGGGCTTCCCGTCCAGTGACGAAGCCAGCGGTGCCTGGCTGGGGTTGCGTGCGATTAATCATGTGCAGCATGTACTCGATGGTCGTAGCGAGTCAGATGTATTTGCCGCGGCACTGATCGCCTACTGTGCTGCCGATGGCGAGAATGGTACCGGCACAGCGGCGCGTGATGCCGTGTTTAACTGGTTGGGCAAGGCCAATCAGACCAAGTTTGCCCAACTCGCGCCGCAGGTGATTGCGTATGCCGGCAAGGAGCCCAAGGCCAGCGAGATCATGCTGGCAGCGGGTCTGGAGGTCGCCAAGATGGCGCAAGCCTTAGATCCTTCCGGCCAGATGCCTATCGCCCTGTGCGGTGGTCTGGCCGAACCTATGGTGGCTTATTTGCCGCCAGACTTGCGCCCCCGGGTGATCCGCCCGCAAGCCGATTCTGCAACAGGAGCGCTGATTTTGATCAGGAATCAGTTTTTCAACCGTCTTTCGGAAGCTTAA
- a CDS encoding peptide chain release factor 3, producing MNASNDNTDQSADDSSELLLEQAAPKAVSSELIQREVARRRTFGIISHPDAGKTTLTEKLLMFSGAIQLAGTVKARKSGRHATSDWMEIEKQRGISVASSVMQFEYRDHVVNLLDTPGHQDFSEDTYRVLTAVDSALMVIDAAKGVEEQTIKLLNVCRMRNTPIITFVNKMDRETRDPLELLDELESVLKIQCAPVTWPIGMGKTFRGVYHILKDEIMLFAAGSERADQQFEVLKGIDNPRLAELFPLEIEQLKMEIELVQGASHPFELDAFLAGTQTPVFFGSAINNFGVREILNALLDWAPAPRERDATVRSVLPTEVPFSGFVFKIQANMDPAHRDRIAFLRVCSGHFERGMKLKHLRLNREIRVSSVVAFMASSREQVEEAYAGDIIGLPNHGNMQIGDSFSEGEFLQFTGIPYFAPDFFRTARILNPMKTKQLQKGLQQLGEEGAVQVFKPTNSGDLVLGAVGVLQFEVVASRLKNEYGVDAVFEGTSISSARWVTCEDKKIMADFERSSAGHNLAHDAAGNLAYLATSGVNLRLTQERWPDVVFHATREHAAKLE from the coding sequence ATGAACGCATCAAACGACAACACAGACCAATCCGCAGACGACTCTTCGGAGTTGCTATTGGAGCAAGCCGCGCCCAAGGCTGTCAGCAGCGAATTGATTCAGCGCGAAGTGGCGCGCCGCCGCACTTTTGGTATCATTTCCCATCCGGACGCGGGTAAAACCACGCTGACGGAAAAACTGTTGATGTTTTCCGGTGCGATTCAGTTGGCCGGTACGGTCAAGGCGCGTAAGAGTGGCAGGCATGCCACTTCTGACTGGATGGAAATCGAGAAGCAGCGCGGCATTTCTGTCGCCAGTTCGGTCATGCAGTTTGAGTACCGTGATCACGTGGTTAACTTGCTCGACACCCCGGGTCACCAGGATTTTTCTGAAGATACCTATCGGGTACTGACGGCGGTTGATTCTGCCTTGATGGTGATCGATGCCGCCAAGGGTGTGGAAGAGCAAACCATTAAGTTGCTCAACGTTTGCCGCATGCGCAATACGCCTATCATTACCTTCGTCAACAAGATGGATCGCGAGACACGTGATCCGCTGGAGTTGCTCGATGAGCTAGAATCGGTGCTGAAGATACAGTGCGCGCCGGTCACCTGGCCGATTGGTATGGGGAAGACTTTCCGCGGGGTGTATCACATCCTGAAAGATGAAATCATGTTGTTTGCCGCCGGTAGCGAACGTGCCGACCAGCAGTTTGAAGTGCTCAAGGGCATCGATAACCCGCGTCTGGCCGAGTTGTTCCCGCTGGAAATCGAACAGTTGAAAATGGAAATCGAACTGGTGCAGGGCGCTTCGCATCCGTTTGAGCTCGACGCTTTCCTGGCCGGCACCCAAACACCGGTGTTCTTTGGTTCTGCGATTAATAATTTTGGCGTGCGTGAAATTCTCAACGCCTTGCTCGACTGGGCGCCTGCGCCGCGCGAGCGCGATGCCACCGTGCGCTCGGTATTGCCGACCGAAGTCCCATTTTCCGGTTTTGTGTTTAAGATACAGGCGAATATGGATCCGGCGCATCGCGATCGCATTGCCTTTTTGCGTGTCTGTTCCGGTCATTTCGAGCGCGGCATGAAGCTTAAGCATTTGCGTTTGAATCGTGAGATTAGGGTCTCCTCTGTGGTCGCTTTCATGGCTTCCAGTCGTGAGCAAGTGGAAGAAGCCTACGCCGGCGATATCATAGGTTTGCCGAATCACGGCAATATGCAGATTGGCGATAGTTTTTCTGAGGGGGAGTTCCTGCAATTTACCGGGATTCCTTATTTCGCGCCGGATTTCTTCCGTACCGCCCGCATTCTCAATCCTATGAAAACCAAGCAATTGCAAAAGGGTTTGCAGCAGTTGGGTGAAGAGGGCGCAGTGCAGGTATTTAAACCGACCAATAGCGGTGATCTGGTGCTGGGCGCGGTCGGTGTGTTGCAGTTTGAAGTGGTCGCTAGTCGCCTCAAGAATGAATATGGTGTCGACGCCGTATTTGAAGGCACCAGCATCAGTAGCGCTCGCTGGGTCACTTGTGAAGACAAGAAGATCATGGCGGATTTTGAGCGTTCCAGCGCAGGTCATAATCTGGCGCATGATGCCGCCGGTAATCTGGCCTATCTTGCCACTTCAGGCGTGAATCTGCGCTTGACGCAAGAGCGCTGGCCAGACGTGGTGTTTCACGCGACCCGTGAACACGCTGCTAAGCTGGAATAG
- a CDS encoding TonB-dependent receptor: MKSNLTPNLTPIASAVAVLVMSVAMSAQAQQAAPAAQEVVVTGIRASLQQSLNQKKNNESLVEVITAEDIGKMPDKNVADSLSRVSGVTTTSAGSAEGSFGENEHVQMRSLSSQMTLTTLNGHTVSSGDWYGPNIAAGGRSVSFTLLPSDLVGSVVVHKSSQADLVEGGAAGTVDILTRRPLDFKEKMTVSASAEAAYSTAAKSTDPALSALVSWKNDDNTFGVLGQVFSQTRKLQRAGSEGVWWDKTGANYADPALAGKAISLLSGATLFEQTRKREGGFVAAQWKAASNLTLDLSGFYSTVDAKNYNTNYMADVINPVNGPGWNGVSVKPTTPAVLKGNTINSVFYGKDAFGANSAGAWSVVEDVAARPDAKTDSQFINLDAKWVVDKDLTVTGKVGTTKGSGKTKDVGFEVLSGWDQGAGYTISPEGIFVLNVPGGATFTRAGGGIGGWGSYTESTDKETYAQADGELKLSMETIPSIKFGVRLAKHERDLTKLGMTLDKAGTDEKIIPDSAIGNYDANWYGNLPVNPTPGFRPFKISNDFVASWVDKYATFTTHATQQEFNIKEDTSAAYVMANLQPTDKVSGNVGVRFVQTKMNIKAFLPGGLPSYEQSFNDVLPSLNLRADLAKDVVGRFALNRGMSRPEFGQLAGNDLRDTQHNGVGSNPYLTPIRSNNVDFGLEWYFAPKALLAANLFASKLDGVIAYGNSKLPYADASHGGVIAMYDISSPINTQGQLTGLNLAYEQALFGGFGISANYTYADGKQTDKVESSTCNGKAAEDCTLYGTSKNSYNLGAFYENESFSARVSYSYRDTYKLGNRGGSDYFQSGNGSLNASLNYIFNKNIQFTLEAQNLNDPLLTTYVTDQTKIAGVYKNGMTVYAGVRLKY, translated from the coding sequence ATGAAAAGTAATTTGACACCTAATTTGACACCGATCGCATCAGCCGTTGCAGTACTGGTCATGAGCGTCGCAATGTCAGCGCAGGCGCAGCAAGCCGCGCCTGCAGCGCAAGAAGTGGTTGTAACTGGTATTCGTGCGTCTTTGCAGCAATCGCTGAACCAAAAGAAAAATAATGAATCTCTGGTGGAAGTGATTACCGCAGAAGATATCGGCAAGATGCCGGACAAAAACGTTGCAGATTCTTTGTCGCGCGTTTCTGGTGTGACTACCACCAGCGCCGGTTCTGCAGAGGGTTCTTTTGGTGAGAACGAACACGTGCAGATGCGTAGCCTGTCTTCGCAAATGACACTGACTACCTTGAACGGTCATACCGTTTCTTCAGGTGACTGGTACGGTCCGAATATTGCTGCCGGTGGTCGTAGCGTTTCTTTTACGCTGTTGCCGTCTGATCTGGTTGGTAGCGTCGTTGTTCATAAATCTTCCCAGGCCGATCTGGTTGAGGGTGGTGCTGCCGGTACAGTCGATATCCTGACTCGCAGACCTCTCGACTTCAAGGAAAAAATGACGGTCTCAGCTTCAGCTGAAGCTGCTTATTCAACTGCTGCAAAATCTACCGATCCAGCCTTGTCCGCTTTGGTTAGCTGGAAAAATGACGATAACACTTTTGGTGTTCTCGGCCAGGTTTTCTCGCAAACACGCAAACTGCAGCGCGCAGGTTCTGAAGGTGTTTGGTGGGATAAGACTGGTGCAAATTACGCAGATCCGGCGTTGGCTGGCAAAGCAATTAGTTTGTTGAGTGGTGCAACCCTGTTTGAGCAAACTCGTAAGCGTGAAGGTGGCTTTGTTGCCGCGCAATGGAAAGCAGCCAGTAACCTGACTTTGGATTTGTCTGGTTTCTACTCTACGGTAGATGCAAAGAACTACAACACCAATTACATGGCTGACGTGATTAATCCGGTCAATGGTCCCGGTTGGAATGGCGTCTCTGTTAAACCTACTACTCCGGCAGTTCTCAAGGGTAATACTATCAATTCCGTGTTTTACGGTAAGGATGCTTTTGGCGCAAATTCCGCTGGTGCATGGTCAGTGGTTGAAGACGTTGCAGCCCGTCCGGATGCTAAAACGGATTCCCAATTCATTAATCTGGATGCGAAATGGGTGGTTGATAAAGATTTGACCGTGACGGGTAAGGTCGGTACGACTAAAGGCTCAGGAAAAACCAAAGACGTTGGTTTTGAAGTGCTGAGTGGCTGGGATCAGGGTGCTGGTTATACGATCAGCCCGGAAGGCATCTTTGTTTTGAATGTGCCAGGCGGTGCAACGTTTACCCGTGCAGGTGGTGGTATCGGCGGCTGGGGTAGTTATACAGAGTCTACTGATAAAGAGACTTACGCTCAAGCCGACGGCGAACTGAAGTTGAGTATGGAAACGATTCCATCTATCAAGTTTGGTGTGCGTTTGGCCAAGCATGAGCGTGATCTGACTAAGCTGGGTATGACCCTGGATAAGGCAGGTACTGACGAGAAAATCATTCCGGATAGTGCTATTGGTAATTACGATGCTAACTGGTACGGCAATTTGCCTGTTAATCCTACGCCAGGTTTCCGTCCATTTAAGATCAGCAATGATTTCGTCGCTTCTTGGGTTGATAAATATGCGACATTTACTACGCATGCAACGCAGCAAGAGTTCAATATCAAGGAAGATACAAGCGCAGCCTATGTCATGGCAAATCTGCAGCCAACAGACAAAGTAAGCGGTAATGTCGGTGTGCGCTTTGTTCAAACCAAGATGAATATCAAGGCATTCTTGCCAGGTGGTTTGCCAAGCTACGAGCAAAGCTTTAACGACGTCTTGCCTAGCTTGAATCTGCGTGCAGATTTGGCTAAAGATGTGGTTGGTCGCTTTGCCTTGAATCGCGGTATGTCCCGTCCGGAATTCGGTCAATTGGCCGGTAATGACTTGCGTGATACACAGCACAATGGTGTAGGCAGCAATCCTTACCTGACACCTATCCGCAGTAATAACGTTGATTTTGGTCTGGAATGGTACTTCGCGCCTAAGGCCTTGTTGGCTGCCAACCTGTTTGCAAGTAAGCTCGACGGCGTGATCGCTTACGGTAACAGCAAGTTGCCTTATGCTGATGCTTCGCACGGTGGTGTAATTGCGATGTACGACATTTCCTCTCCTATCAATACTCAAGGTCAGTTGACAGGTTTGAATCTGGCCTACGAGCAGGCATTATTTGGTGGCTTCGGTATATCCGCGAACTACACTTACGCTGATGGCAAACAAACAGATAAGGTTGAGTCCAGTACATGCAATGGCAAGGCTGCTGAAGATTGCACTTTGTACGGAACTTCAAAAAATTCCTATAATCTGGGTGCTTTCTATGAGAACGAAAGTTTCAGTGCGCGTGTCAGCTACAGTTATCGTGATACTTACAAACTCGGTAACCGCGGTGGTAGCGACTACTTCCAAAGTGGCAATGGTTCTTTGAATGCTTCCCTGAACTATATATTCAACAAGAATATTCAATTCACATTGGAAGCGCAAAACCTGAATGATCCTTTGCTGACGACTTATGTCACTGACCAGACTAAAATCGCCGGTGTCTACAAAAACGGCATGACAGTCTACGCTGGCGTACGTCTGAAGTATTAA
- the nagA gene encoding N-acetylglucosamine-6-phosphate deacetylase, translating into MSSAGQLQQLQGNILTAAGWVQGSIAFSEKISAIDGVSVDPALNHEHYILPGFVDLHVHGAGGKDTMDGGTAIETIARKLAQHGTTSMLATTMTAPMADLEAALRALGTVCRQRAQGSTRVLGVHLEGPYINPGKLGAQPDFALSGSLEQVQKLHALAPIRLITVAPEMDGHLELVRELTALGMRVQLGHTLGTYEDGVAALEHGASSFTHLYNAMSRLDHRAPGMVGAALAHAEFSEIIPDLLHVHPGAIKTALRAIPKLYCVSDSTAASGMPDGEYMLGRQVVHKCLGGVRLADGTLAGSTLTMDQALRNLVKIGLELADASKRVSTYAADFLGLAERGRLQVHGYADMVVLDRALNLIAVYIEGEKIDLENA; encoded by the coding sequence ATGAGTTCAGCAGGACAATTACAGCAACTTCAAGGAAACATCCTGACGGCCGCAGGCTGGGTTCAGGGCAGCATAGCGTTTTCTGAAAAAATCAGCGCGATTGATGGCGTCAGCGTCGATCCTGCGCTAAATCACGAACATTACATCCTGCCCGGTTTTGTCGATCTGCATGTGCATGGCGCAGGCGGCAAGGACACCATGGATGGCGGCACTGCGATCGAAACCATCGCCCGTAAACTGGCGCAGCATGGCACTACCAGCATGCTCGCTACCACCATGACCGCGCCTATGGCGGATCTGGAAGCGGCATTGCGGGCGCTGGGAACGGTATGCCGTCAGCGTGCACAGGGTTCGACCCGGGTACTCGGCGTGCATCTGGAAGGTCCTTACATCAATCCTGGCAAGCTCGGCGCGCAACCCGATTTTGCCTTGTCCGGTTCGCTGGAGCAGGTGCAAAAACTACACGCGCTGGCACCGATACGTCTCATTACCGTAGCGCCGGAAATGGACGGCCATCTGGAACTGGTGCGCGAACTGACTGCGCTTGGTATGCGGGTGCAGCTCGGTCATACGCTAGGCACTTATGAAGATGGTGTGGCGGCGCTGGAACATGGCGCCAGCAGTTTTACCCATTTATATAATGCGATGTCGCGGCTCGATCACCGCGCTCCCGGCATGGTCGGCGCTGCCTTGGCGCATGCCGAATTTTCCGAAATTATTCCGGATTTATTGCACGTCCATCCGGGCGCCATCAAAACGGCACTGCGCGCAATTCCCAAACTGTATTGCGTGAGCGACTCTACCGCAGCCTCCGGTATGCCGGACGGCGAATACATGCTGGGACGCCAGGTCGTGCATAAGTGTCTGGGCGGCGTACGCCTGGCCGATGGCACGCTGGCCGGTAGTACGCTGACCATGGATCAGGCTTTGCGCAATCTGGTCAAGATAGGATTGGAACTGGCAGATGCCTCGAAACGGGTCTCCACCTATGCCGCCGACTTTTTGGGCTTGGCCGAACGTGGCCGCCTGCAAGTCCATGGCTATGCCGATATGGTAGTGCTCGACCGGGCGCTGAATTTGATTGCCGTTTATATAGAAGGAGAAAAAATTGACCTCGAAAATGCTTAA
- a CDS encoding GntR family transcriptional regulator: MQTPIIDFKPDSDSSTPLYLQLANKLANGIHSGLWQPDEALPSERLLSESLDISRVTARKAIDMLCERGLLNRKHGSGTYITPKLEQPLSRLTNFSEELRQRGFVPGSQWLSRETGVAAPEEILSLGLSPHTVVSRLKRLRTADNVVMAIESSTIPALYLPNPKLVTDSLYGYLESNSFAPTRALQHIRAVNATPEQAKLAGIKQGAAMLFITRVGYLPNGTAIELTHSYCRSDYYDFVAELFR; the protein is encoded by the coding sequence ATGCAGACGCCTATTATTGATTTCAAGCCCGATAGTGATAGTTCCACCCCTTTGTATCTGCAACTGGCAAATAAATTGGCCAATGGGATACACAGCGGACTTTGGCAGCCCGATGAGGCCTTGCCTTCCGAGCGCCTGTTGTCGGAGTCGCTCGATATCTCGCGCGTCACCGCACGCAAGGCGATAGACATGCTGTGCGAGCGCGGCCTGCTTAATCGCAAGCATGGTTCCGGCACTTATATCACGCCGAAATTGGAGCAGCCGCTGTCGCGCCTGACCAACTTCAGCGAGGAATTGCGTCAGCGTGGTTTTGTCCCTGGTTCGCAATGGTTGTCACGCGAGACCGGCGTTGCCGCTCCCGAGGAAATCCTGTCGCTCGGTCTGTCGCCGCATACCGTGGTGTCGCGCCTGAAACGCTTGCGTACTGCCGATAACGTGGTGATGGCGATCGAGAGCAGCACTATCCCGGCCTTGTATCTGCCTAACCCGAAATTAGTGACCGATAGCCTGTATGGTTATCTGGAATCAAATAGCTTTGCACCTACCCGCGCCCTGCAGCATATCCGTGCGGTTAATGCCACGCCTGAGCAAGCCAAGCTGGCCGGCATCAAGCAAGGGGCTGCCATGCTGTTTATTACCCGTGTGGGTTATTTGCCCAACGGCACTGCGATCGAGCTGACACATTCGTATTGCCGCAGTGATTACTATGACTTTGTCGCGGAGTTGTTTAGATGA
- a CDS encoding biopolymer transporter ExbD, with translation MSMSIGNDGDGEDEVNSTINTTPLVDIMLVLLIIFLITSPVVLNSVKVQLPAETNTIYVTKPENITLTINKEGDMYWNGGHTALAGTDELFEKMKKVSVQVPQPEVHIRGDQNTRYEFVGKTILTVQRAGIAKVGFIIEPPSKN, from the coding sequence ATGTCAATGTCAATTGGAAATGATGGAGACGGCGAAGACGAAGTCAACAGCACCATTAATACCACCCCTCTGGTGGATATTATGTTGGTACTGCTGATCATCTTCCTGATCACCTCACCAGTCGTACTGAACTCCGTGAAGGTGCAGTTACCTGCGGAAACCAACACGATCTACGTCACCAAACCGGAAAACATCACCCTCACGATCAATAAAGAGGGCGACATGTACTGGAACGGCGGCCATACCGCGCTGGCAGGAACGGATGAGTTGTTCGAAAAAATGAAGAAAGTATCGGTTCAGGTTCCGCAACCGGAAGTGCATATCCGCGGTGATCAGAACACGCGTTACGAATTTGTTGGCAAGACTATCCTGACGGTACAACGCGCAGGGATTGCCAAGGTCGGCTTCATCATTGAACCACCGTCCAAAAATTAA
- a CDS encoding biopolymer transporter ExbD, translating into MSMAPSSSSSSEPEVMMEMNMTPLIDVMLVLIIMLIITIPVQNHAINLNMPVNTPSKPTEPPPVINIDIDFDGTTSWNGAAINHAELESRLQVVAAKPDQDEVHIRPDKLAAYNSVAVVMAAAQRLGVTKIGMVGNEQFLK; encoded by the coding sequence ATGAGTATGGCTCCTAGCTCTAGCAGTTCGAGCGAACCGGAAGTGATGATGGAAATGAACATGACGCCCTTGATTGACGTCATGCTGGTACTGATCATCATGCTGATCATTACCATTCCGGTCCAGAATCACGCGATTAACCTCAATATGCCGGTCAATACCCCGTCGAAACCGACAGAGCCACCACCGGTGATCAATATCGATATCGACTTTGACGGCACGACTTCCTGGAATGGTGCGGCGATTAATCACGCCGAACTGGAATCGCGCCTGCAAGTGGTAGCGGCCAAGCCGGATCAGGATGAAGTGCATATCCGTCCGGACAAACTGGCGGCGTACAACTCCGTGGCCGTGGTCATGGCAGCGGCGCAGCGTCTGGGCGTTACCAAGATCGGTATGGTCGGTAATGAGCAATTCCTGAAGTAG
- a CDS encoding SIS domain-containing protein translates to MLKEACSSAEFVAQQLTQDRQRYADLGQHLRDNPPSSVLTVARGSSDHAANYAAYLIMARLGRIVASLPMSLVTLNKSPLHAKDALAIAISQSGQSPDVVEPIRYFREGGATTVALVNDAASPLGQSAEWTMPLHAGPELSVAATKSFITSLVAGARLAGHWQNDAAFLSAIEQLPEALDAATKLDWSNALEVLAPASRIMVVGRGISFPVALESALKFKETSVIQAEAFSGAEIKHGPMALIDDGYPLLIFATRGPTQAGLISLAEEMRGRGANVLLAAPSDIAERNLTLPVTATPDLDPIAAIQAFYVMAANLSVARGLDPDKPRHLSKVTKTN, encoded by the coding sequence ATGCTTAAGGAAGCCTGTTCTTCCGCCGAGTTTGTCGCCCAACAATTAACTCAGGATCGTCAGCGTTATGCCGACCTGGGCCAGCATCTGCGCGACAATCCGCCAAGCTCCGTGCTGACCGTGGCGCGCGGTAGTTCCGATCACGCCGCCAATTACGCAGCCTACCTGATCATGGCGCGTCTGGGCCGTATCGTCGCCTCGTTGCCGATGTCCCTGGTCACCCTGAACAAATCTCCTTTGCACGCCAAGGATGCGCTGGCGATCGCTATTTCGCAATCTGGTCAAAGCCCGGATGTGGTTGAGCCTATCCGTTATTTCCGCGAAGGTGGTGCCACTACCGTTGCGCTGGTCAATGACGCCGCTTCACCGCTGGGTCAGAGTGCCGAGTGGACTATGCCACTGCACGCTGGTCCTGAACTGTCGGTGGCCGCCACCAAGAGTTTCATCACTTCGCTGGTAGCGGGCGCGCGTCTGGCCGGACACTGGCAGAATGACGCGGCATTTCTGAGCGCGATTGAGCAATTGCCGGAAGCGCTCGATGCCGCCACTAAGCTCGATTGGTCGAATGCCCTAGAGGTATTGGCACCGGCATCGCGCATCATGGTGGTCGGACGTGGCATCAGTTTTCCGGTGGCGCTGGAGTCTGCATTGAAATTTAAAGAGACCTCGGTGATACAGGCGGAAGCGTTTAGCGGTGCCGAGATCAAGCATGGTCCTATGGCCTTGATTGACGATGGTTATCCTTTGCTGATTTTTGCCACACGCGGACCTACGCAAGCCGGCCTGATCAGTCTGGCGGAAGAAATGCGCGGTCGCGGTGCCAATGTCTTGCTGGCGGCACCATCCGATATCGCGGAACGTAACCTGACTTTGCCGGTCACGGCGACACCAGACCTCGATCCTATCGCTGCGATTCAGGCGTTTTACGTGATGGCGGCAAACTTGTCGGTGGCGCGCGGACTCGATCCGGACAAGCCACGTCACCTCAGCAAGGTCACCAAGACCAATTAA
- a CDS encoding DUF1275 domain-containing protein, protein MPSHYLAKLTSPKRTAKANLHLGVTLAGTAGALNAGGFLAVGQYTSHMTGMLSSAADDFILGKFVPAFAALFMLVAFTWGSACTALMVNYAKRNKMRHIYTPVLLLEAVLLLVFGLIGSTLQKHEVITVSFTAVLLCYVMGLQNALITKISSAEIRTTHVTGLVTDLGIELGKMIYWNRDKTAQHEGAVAANRHKLYLHGMLVSAFFVGGLLGAAGFKYLGFISTLPLALILTILSLAPRFSGLNGNKAAKDIKQSES, encoded by the coding sequence ATGCCTAGCCATTACCTCGCCAAACTCACATCACCAAAAAGAACCGCCAAGGCCAATCTTCATCTGGGAGTCACTTTGGCGGGTACTGCAGGGGCCTTAAATGCCGGTGGTTTTCTGGCGGTAGGACAATACACATCTCACATGACGGGGATGCTCTCAAGTGCCGCTGACGATTTCATATTGGGGAAATTCGTTCCCGCTTTTGCCGCACTATTTATGCTGGTGGCATTTACCTGGGGATCGGCCTGTACCGCCTTGATGGTGAACTACGCCAAACGCAACAAGATGCGTCACATCTACACTCCCGTATTACTACTAGAAGCGGTATTGCTGCTGGTATTTGGCTTGATCGGCAGCACTTTGCAAAAACATGAAGTCATTACCGTCTCGTTTACTGCGGTATTGCTGTGCTATGTGATGGGTTTGCAAAATGCGCTAATTACCAAAATTTCGAGCGCAGAAATACGTACCACCCACGTCACCGGACTGGTCACAGATCTGGGGATAGAACTAGGGAAAATGATTTACTGGAATCGCGACAAGACCGCGCAACACGAAGGGGCGGTCGCTGCCAACCGGCACAAACTCTATCTGCACGGCATGCTGGTCAGCGCATTTTTTGTGGGGGGATTACTGGGTGCGGCCGGCTTTAAATATCTGGGCTTCATCTCCACCCTGCCATTGGCGCTGATACTGACGATATTGTCACTGGCGCCGCGATTTTCCGGGCTGAACGGCAATAAGGCGGCAAAAGACATCAAGCAGAGCGAATCTTAA